The following are encoded in a window of Kaistia algarum genomic DNA:
- the amrB gene encoding AmmeMemoRadiSam system protein B, whose product MIQFHFRHTKHLTGVVSAGARPLVGLILVALTLLSAVAPAGSQGSAFTKDAYDKALIEGAIARERPAFMQPVGITGISLPHHLLAADLMARGFWAASAGTYRRIIVISPDHFRAVKGKYAVGVDNIDTIFGRIAIDRKAVDTLLANRALFEPFDQVEREHGLYALMPFIKHFFPDAEIVPIAASIFTSQADWEAAVAAIRPLVDAETLVVQSTDYSHYLPVGEAVLRDQETLTTIATETEDEVSKLVPVKHLDSKAAQFIQSALQYRTIGASSVVIANRNSAEYGAVPTSTTSYIVTVYHRDPGALAVLRYNDQSAYYFGGDVLLGRYLTPILANADARDKVIAAIRRVTGGAPLIVNLEGVLVREPVTGLPQGAHLMLSDLAEPVFKGAGIVAASLANNHSYDFGQEGISETKAALASIGIGAMENGMVTDLGPLRVLPLSFLRGKNAGDNYVAGPGALNAYCAKSAAPPLVVFVHWGSEYTTVTGNAERLAAQQLAACGVSLVVGAHSHTASQSMESVSGTLQLAWSLGNLVFDQNSSRSSGALLELRIFKQGTVAARLIPIPNLFEVGQNALRSR is encoded by the coding sequence ATGATACAATTTCATTTCCGCCACACAAAACATCTTACCGGAGTCGTGTCGGCCGGCGCCCGTCCGCTGGTGGGTTTGATCTTGGTCGCGCTAACATTGCTATCGGCGGTCGCGCCGGCTGGTAGCCAGGGCAGCGCGTTCACCAAGGATGCCTACGACAAGGCGCTAATCGAAGGCGCCATCGCCAGGGAGCGTCCAGCCTTCATGCAACCAGTCGGCATTACCGGAATCTCTCTTCCGCATCACCTCTTGGCCGCCGATCTGATGGCACGCGGTTTCTGGGCCGCGTCTGCGGGGACCTATCGGCGGATTATCGTGATCTCGCCGGATCATTTTCGCGCTGTGAAAGGCAAATACGCCGTCGGCGTAGATAATATCGATACGATTTTCGGGCGCATCGCAATCGACCGAAAGGCCGTCGACACGCTTCTTGCCAACCGCGCTTTGTTCGAACCTTTCGATCAGGTCGAAAGAGAGCACGGCCTCTATGCCTTGATGCCGTTCATCAAACATTTCTTCCCTGATGCGGAGATCGTGCCGATTGCCGCGTCGATCTTCACCAGCCAGGCAGATTGGGAGGCGGCGGTTGCTGCGATTCGCCCGTTGGTCGATGCCGAGACCCTTGTTGTTCAATCGACGGACTACTCTCACTACCTGCCGGTAGGAGAGGCGGTACTTCGCGATCAGGAAACGCTCACCACGATCGCAACGGAGACTGAGGACGAGGTTTCCAAACTCGTCCCAGTCAAGCATTTGGATTCGAAGGCGGCGCAATTTATCCAGTCTGCGCTCCAATACCGAACCATAGGTGCGAGTTCGGTGGTTATCGCAAACCGCAATTCGGCCGAGTATGGAGCCGTCCCTACCTCGACAACCAGCTACATTGTGACGGTGTATCATCGCGATCCCGGTGCGCTTGCCGTCCTGCGCTACAACGATCAGTCAGCCTATTATTTTGGCGGCGACGTATTGTTGGGCCGCTACCTCACGCCGATCCTCGCCAACGCGGACGCGCGCGACAAAGTGATCGCCGCAATTCGTCGGGTGACCGGCGGAGCCCCGTTGATTGTGAATCTTGAGGGCGTGCTCGTTCGCGAGCCAGTAACCGGGTTACCGCAAGGAGCACATCTGATGCTGTCTGACCTTGCCGAGCCTGTTTTTAAAGGCGCTGGCATTGTCGCCGCTAGCCTTGCCAACAATCACAGCTACGACTTCGGACAGGAAGGCATCTCAGAAACGAAAGCGGCGCTGGCGTCGATTGGCATTGGCGCCATGGAGAATGGCATGGTGACAGACCTTGGCCCATTGCGCGTTCTGCCACTGTCATTCCTGCGTGGCAAAAACGCCGGCGACAACTACGTCGCCGGCCCTGGCGCGCTTAATGCATATTGCGCAAAGTCCGCAGCGCCTCCGCTCGTTGTCTTTGTGCATTGGGGGAGCGAATATACGACAGTGACAGGCAATGCAGAGCGTCTGGCGGCGCAACAACTTGCCGCCTGCGGGGTTTCGCTCGTTGTCGGCGCTCACAGTCACACGGCTTCGCAGAGCATGGAAAGCGTATCCGGAACGCTTCAACTCGCCTGGTCGCTTGGAAACCTTGTTTTCGATCAGAACTCATCGCGCAGTTCGGGCGCTCTGCTGGAATTGCGGATATTCAAACAGGGCACTGTCGCCGCGCGGCTTATCCCGATACCCAACCTTTTCGAGGTTGGGCAGAACGCGCTCCGCTCCAGATAG
- a CDS encoding DNA methyltransferase: protein MTSQRPPGSFPVKFQGRTFTPKSNYWKTGEVGMSRLTKATRLDPMRDTIRYVRFLDDFPAIPINNYWADISGAVQSRTDPKVYVVQSSRELIQRCIVMATDPGDLVLDPTCGSGTTATVAEQWGRRWITMDTSRVALTLARTRLMAARYPWYLLADSREGRAKEAALTKRPPAETPVYGDLRQGFVYERVPHVTLKSIANNPLIDEIWEKWQQVLEPLRGELNTAMDKAWEEWEIPRDSGEPWDSGSAKAHAIARDASRPEAERISALAIIAHNLGPSFTFETLPEKPRFPWPQEAEAAHAQWWAARIARQKEIDASIAARADVEYLYDKPYVDNARVRVAGPFTVESLSPHRVLPASEEELIDEIEAAEGRRSASDAALADQDFATIVIDYLRAEGVKQQQKGDRVTFESLVPWPGNFIGASGTFFEGENGPERRAAILIGPEYGTVGRQDLVAAAREAVDARFDVLIACAFNFDAHSSELGNLGSLRILKARINPDMHMSAELKNTGRGNMFVVFGEPDVDILDEGGEMIRVKVNGVDVFDPNTGDIRSNDTKGIAAWFIDTDYNEESFFVRHAYFLGDNDPYKSLKTALQSEIDADAWATLYSDTSRPFARPQSSRIAVKVINHFGDEVMKVFRV from the coding sequence ATGACGAGCCAACGGCCACCCGGTTCATTTCCAGTGAAATTCCAGGGACGGACCTTCACGCCTAAATCCAATTATTGGAAGACTGGTGAAGTCGGGATGTCTCGGCTAACCAAGGCGACCCGGCTCGACCCGATGCGTGACACGATCCGCTATGTCCGGTTCCTTGATGATTTCCCGGCTATACCAATTAACAACTATTGGGCGGACATTAGCGGAGCTGTCCAGAGTCGAACAGATCCAAAGGTATATGTGGTCCAATCATCGCGCGAACTAATTCAGCGATGTATTGTTATGGCCACCGATCCCGGCGATCTCGTGCTCGATCCGACTTGCGGCTCCGGCACCACGGCCACTGTCGCGGAGCAATGGGGGCGGCGCTGGATTACCATGGATACCAGCCGCGTCGCCCTGACGCTGGCGCGGACAAGGCTGATGGCGGCGCGCTATCCCTGGTATCTGCTCGCCGACAGTCGCGAGGGCCGCGCCAAGGAGGCCGCGCTGACGAAGCGTCCTCCGGCCGAGACGCCTGTTTACGGCGACCTCCGCCAGGGCTTCGTCTATGAGCGCGTGCCGCATGTCACGCTGAAATCCATCGCCAACAATCCGCTGATCGACGAGATCTGGGAGAAGTGGCAACAGGTGCTGGAGCCGCTGCGCGGCGAGCTCAACACGGCGATGGACAAGGCCTGGGAGGAATGGGAAATCCCGCGCGACAGCGGCGAGCCGTGGGACAGCGGCTCCGCCAAGGCGCATGCCATCGCGCGCGATGCCTCGCGCCCGGAAGCCGAGCGGATCAGTGCGCTCGCCATCATTGCGCATAATCTCGGTCCGTCGTTCACGTTCGAAACCCTGCCGGAAAAGCCGCGCTTCCCCTGGCCGCAGGAGGCCGAGGCGGCGCATGCTCAATGGTGGGCGGCGCGCATCGCCCGGCAGAAGGAGATCGACGCCTCGATCGCAGCGCGCGCCGATGTCGAATATCTCTACGACAAGCCCTATGTCGACAATGCGCGCGTCCGCGTCGCTGGGCCGTTTACCGTCGAAAGCCTGTCACCGCATCGCGTTCTCCCGGCGAGCGAGGAAGAGCTGATCGACGAGATCGAGGCTGCCGAGGGCCGGCGTTCGGCGTCCGATGCCGCCCTTGCGGACCAGGACTTTGCGACCATCGTAATCGACTATCTCCGGGCCGAAGGCGTCAAGCAGCAGCAGAAGGGCGATCGCGTTACCTTCGAGAGCCTCGTCCCCTGGCCTGGCAATTTCATCGGCGCCAGCGGCACTTTCTTCGAGGGCGAGAATGGACCCGAGCGGCGGGCGGCGATCCTGATCGGCCCGGAATATGGCACGGTCGGCCGTCAGGATTTGGTGGCGGCGGCGCGCGAGGCCGTCGATGCCCGCTTCGACGTGCTGATCGCCTGCGCCTTCAATTTCGACGCCCATTCATCCGAACTCGGCAATCTCGGCAGCCTACGCATCCTGAAGGCGCGCATCAATCCGGACATGCACATGTCCGCCGAGCTCAAGAACACCGGCCGCGGCAACATGTTCGTCGTCTTCGGCGAGCCGGATGTCGACATCCTCGACGAGGGCGGCGAGATGATCCGCGTCAAGGTGAACGGCGTCGATGTCTTCGATCCCAACACTGGCGACATCCGCTCGAACGACACCAAGGGCATCGCCGCCTGGTTCATCGACACCGACTACAACGAGGAAAGCTTCTTCGTCCGCCACGCCTATTTCCTCGGCGACAACGACCCCTACAAGAGCCTGAAGACGGCGCTGCAATCGGAGATTGACGCAGACGCCTGGGCGACGCTCTACTCCGACACGTCGCGCCCCTTCGCGCGCCCGCAAAGCAGCCGCATAGCGGTCAAGGTCATCAACCACTTCGGGGATGAGGTGATGAAGGTGTTCAGGGTGTAA
- a CDS encoding IS256 family transposase: MTDERIALLDLIEKSGDDHLIRDLLGFAAERLMELEVETRTGAAKGARSAERIAQRNGYRERAWDTRLGRIDLAIPKLRTGSYFPSFLEPRRTAERALAAVIQEAYVHGVSTRAVDDLVQAMGLSGVSKSEVSRLCGELDERVAAFLDRPIEGEWPYLWIDATHLKVREAGRIVSTAVIIAVAVNTDGRREVLGMATGPSEAEPFWTAFLRSLAGRGLRGVKLVVSDHHGGIRAAIAKVLHATWQRCRVHFMRNALAHAGAGQRNMVAAMLRTIFTQETEKAAREQWSKVSDSLRERYPKLGRLMDDASDDVLAFMSFPAGHWTQIYSTNPLERLNAEIKRRTNVVGIFPTDRSIHRLVGALLIEQTDEWAVQRRYMTLETLNPIDDAGLVSLPAIPA, translated from the coding sequence ATGACCGACGAGAGGATTGCACTGCTCGATCTGATCGAGAAGAGCGGCGATGACCATCTGATCCGCGACCTGCTCGGCTTTGCGGCCGAACGGCTGATGGAACTTGAGGTCGAGACCAGGACCGGTGCGGCCAAGGGCGCACGGTCGGCGGAGCGGATCGCACAGCGTAACGGCTATCGTGAGCGAGCCTGGGACACGCGGCTCGGGCGGATCGACCTGGCGATACCGAAGCTGAGAACGGGCAGCTACTTCCCGTCCTTCCTGGAGCCCCGTCGCACGGCCGAGCGGGCTTTGGCGGCCGTCATCCAGGAGGCCTATGTGCACGGGGTCTCGACGCGGGCGGTCGACGATCTGGTTCAGGCGATGGGCCTTTCCGGCGTCTCGAAGAGCGAGGTCAGCCGGCTGTGCGGCGAACTCGACGAGCGCGTTGCGGCCTTCCTCGACCGTCCGATCGAGGGCGAGTGGCCTTATCTGTGGATCGACGCCACCCATCTGAAGGTGCGCGAAGCCGGGCGGATCGTGTCCACTGCGGTGATAATCGCCGTGGCGGTCAACACCGACGGCCGGCGCGAAGTTCTCGGCATGGCGACCGGGCCGTCCGAGGCGGAGCCGTTCTGGACGGCCTTCCTGCGTTCGCTGGCGGGCCGCGGCCTCAGGGGTGTCAAGCTGGTCGTCTCCGACCACCATGGCGGCATCCGGGCAGCGATCGCCAAGGTGCTGCATGCCACATGGCAGCGCTGCCGCGTCCACTTCATGCGCAACGCGCTCGCCCACGCCGGAGCCGGCCAGCGCAACATGGTCGCCGCGATGCTCAGGACGATCTTCACCCAGGAGACCGAGAAGGCCGCCCGTGAGCAATGGTCGAAGGTCAGCGACAGCCTGCGCGAGCGCTATCCCAAGCTCGGCCGCCTGATGGACGACGCCAGCGACGACGTCCTCGCCTTTATGAGCTTCCCGGCCGGCCACTGGACCCAGATCTACTCGACCAATCCGCTCGAGCGTCTCAACGCCGAGATCAAGCGCAGGACCAACGTCGTCGGCATCTTCCCGACCGACAGATCCATCCATCGTCTCGTCGGCGCCCTGCTCATCGAGCAGACGGACGAATGGGCCGTCCAGCGACGATACATGACACTGGAAACCCTCAACCCGATCGACGATGCTGGCCTCGTCAGCCTGCCGGCAATCCCGGCATGA
- a CDS encoding protein NO VEIN domain-containing protein produces MSKILWVKFGWSEYYRGGPVGGNFGWLKQHIGKEDEGRGHEAFNFMPDASGTYYCYVPPQGEGHAPSHDDRDGWTVVCLSKHPKHKGIHVVGWYEDATLIGREVSPNPVAEAQGEPHSSYCITSKRAFFVPPDLRIDPFSDPSVKQGKYSFLAGAGVKANDNKARVLALLEQRIAALRPIAISGPDDERAPDPENGPDPLAGFGTTEHRKAVECAAETAVKKHYESLGYKPNRVAHLNRGYDYEFTKDDSLLIVEVKGTSLATACLFLTRNEYIRRVDDGWRLAMVTDALGERPHVSVYDLHEFHRTFDLEPLVLIGRPIFEPKVAA; encoded by the coding sequence ATGAGCAAGATTCTATGGGTCAAATTCGGTTGGTCTGAATACTATCGAGGCGGGCCAGTCGGCGGCAATTTTGGTTGGCTCAAGCAGCACATTGGCAAAGAAGACGAAGGCCGCGGGCACGAGGCGTTCAATTTCATGCCAGATGCCAGCGGCACATACTATTGCTATGTCCCCCCTCAGGGCGAGGGTCATGCGCCTTCGCATGACGATCGCGACGGCTGGACTGTCGTCTGTCTTTCAAAGCACCCCAAACATAAGGGCATCCACGTTGTGGGCTGGTATGAGGATGCTACCTTGATCGGACGGGAGGTGTCGCCCAACCCGGTGGCGGAAGCGCAGGGCGAGCCGCACTCGTCTTATTGCATCACGAGCAAGCGGGCCTTTTTCGTGCCGCCGGACTTGCGCATCGACCCCTTCTCGGATCCCTCCGTGAAGCAGGGGAAATACTCGTTCCTCGCGGGGGCCGGCGTGAAAGCGAACGACAACAAAGCCCGCGTTCTCGCACTTCTTGAACAAAGGATCGCGGCGCTCAGGCCCATCGCCATCTCTGGTCCCGATGATGAGCGAGCCCCCGACCCCGAGAATGGGCCGGATCCGCTTGCCGGCTTTGGGACGACCGAACACCGAAAGGCCGTCGAATGCGCTGCCGAAACTGCCGTGAAGAAGCACTACGAGAGCCTTGGATACAAGCCGAATCGCGTTGCTCATCTCAATCGCGGATATGACTACGAGTTTACGAAAGACGATTCCCTTCTCATCGTCGAAGTAAAAGGGACGTCGCTTGCGACGGCCTGCCTTTTTCTGACAAGGAACGAGTATATCCGTCGAGTCGACGATGGATGGCGGCTCGCCATGGTGACGGATGCGCTCGGTGAGCGGCCGCACGTCTCGGTTTACGACCTCCATGAGTTTCATCGGACATTCGATCTTGAACCTCTCGTCCTTATCGGTCGACCGATCTTCGAACCGAAGGTCGCCGCCTGA
- a CDS encoding UvrD-helicase domain-containing protein: MIFLIADTFTASFSRLSGLDQKAVKASVFDLQMDTSGNGLQLHRIDRSRDPHFWSARVNRDIRLIVHKTAEGLLVAYVGHHDEAYAWAERRRIEAHPRTGAIQIVEVRERVEDVAPPATFDFVFPEAAKGERSAPAAPALFGSLDDDALLSIGVPADWLADVRAASEDGFFALAAHLPTEASEALLDYVATGRLAVPALTPSIADPFKHPDALRRIRPIADQDELEQALAFPWEKWGVFLHPSQRALVERSFSGPARVAGSAGTGKTIVAIHRAVRLARDNPHARVLLASFSDPLAAALAKKVLVLAPETGGVVARITTASFHDIAEQMFQLEHGARPRIASDGLLRERLRAAAANIGLKGFSERFLLSEWTNVIDAWGLMSLEAYTSVQRMGRKSRLGPNQRARLWPVFQALREALVAERYTTWADVFTGLAEALAKREKKPFDHVVIDEAQDLAPAELRFFAALVPSTADALFLSGDVGQRIFQHPFSWASLGVDVRGRSHTLKVCYRTSQQIRRAADRLLPTVLRDTDGLEDERRGIISVFDGPAPEVRSLADVAAETATVRQAVETWLGEGRRTAQQLSQTSAIYGKRLRS, encoded by the coding sequence ATGATCTTCCTTATCGCTGACACCTTTACCGCCTCGTTCAGCCGTCTCTCCGGTCTCGACCAGAAGGCGGTGAAGGCGAGTGTCTTCGATCTGCAGATGGACACTTCCGGCAACGGGCTGCAGCTGCATCGCATCGACAGGAGCCGCGATCCCCATTTCTGGTCGGCGCGAGTCAATCGCGACATCCGCCTGATCGTCCACAAAACCGCCGAGGGCCTGCTGGTTGCCTATGTCGGCCATCATGACGAGGCCTATGCCTGGGCGGAGCGGCGGCGCATCGAGGCGCATCCCCGCACCGGCGCCATCCAGATCGTCGAGGTGCGCGAGCGCGTCGAGGACGTGGCGCCGCCGGCGACGTTCGACTTCGTCTTTCCAGAGGCGGCCAAGGGCGAACGGTCGGCGCCCGCCGCGCCCGCGCTGTTCGGTTCGCTGGACGACGATGCCCTGCTGTCGATCGGCGTGCCGGCCGACTGGCTCGCCGATGTGCGCGCGGCAAGCGAAGACGGCTTCTTCGCGCTGGCCGCCCACCTCCCGACCGAGGCCTCCGAGGCGCTGCTCGACTATGTCGCCACCGGCAGGCTGGCGGTCCCGGCGCTGACGCCCAGCATCGCCGATCCGTTCAAGCATCCCGATGCGCTCAGGCGGATCAGGCCGATCGCCGACCAGGACGAGCTGGAACAGGCCCTCGCCTTCCCCTGGGAGAAATGGGGCGTCTTCCTGCATCCCTCGCAGCGCGCGCTGGTCGAGCGTTCGTTCTCCGGCCCGGCGCGGGTCGCCGGTTCGGCGGGTACCGGCAAGACCATCGTGGCGATCCATCGCGCGGTGCGCCTGGCCCGGGACAATCCGCACGCGCGAGTACTGCTGGCCAGCTTCTCCGATCCGCTGGCGGCAGCTCTGGCGAAGAAGGTGCTGGTGCTGGCACCGGAGACCGGCGGCGTCGTGGCGCGGATCACGACGGCGTCCTTCCACGACATCGCTGAGCAGATGTTCCAGCTCGAGCACGGCGCGCGTCCTCGGATCGCGAGCGACGGGCTGTTGCGCGAACGCCTGCGCGCGGCGGCAGCGAACATTGGCCTGAAGGGTTTCTCCGAGCGGTTCCTGCTGTCGGAATGGACCAACGTCATCGACGCCTGGGGCCTGATGTCGCTCGAAGCCTATACGAGCGTCCAGCGCATGGGACGAAAGAGCCGGCTCGGCCCCAACCAGCGCGCACGCCTATGGCCGGTTTTCCAGGCCCTGCGTGAAGCGCTGGTGGCCGAGCGTTATACGACCTGGGCGGATGTCTTCACTGGCCTCGCCGAAGCTCTTGCCAAGCGCGAGAAGAAGCCGTTCGACCATGTCGTTATCGACGAAGCCCAGGACCTCGCCCCGGCCGAGCTCCGGTTCTTCGCTGCTCTCGTGCCCTCGACAGCGGATGCCCTGTTCCTGTCGGGTGACGTCGGACAGCGTATTTTCCAGCATCCCTTTTCATGGGCGAGCCTCGGCGTCGACGTACGCGGCCGCTCGCATACGCTCAAGGTCTGCTACCGCACCTCGCAGCAAATCCGACGTGCTGCGGACAGGCTGCTGCCGACCGTGCTGCGCGACACAGATGGGCTAGAAGACGAGCGTCGCGGCATCATCTCGGTATTCGACGGGCCTGCGCCTGAGGTGAGATCCCTTGCGGACGTTGCCGCTGAGACTGCCACGGTGCGCCAAGCCGTTGAGACCTGGCTTGGCGAGGGAAGGCGAACAGCGCAACAGCTTTCGCAAACGTCGGCGATATACGGAAAACGGCTGAGGAGCTGA
- a CDS encoding WG repeat-containing protein, giving the protein MVIEPRFQHAGLFQEGIAPAMERDRWGFINRTGAWVVEPIYEKVLQGSGGRFAVRLDGRWGFVDSSGKIVIKPVYDDAQPFKDGVAAVLKDHLWGYIGPTGREEIKFEFQRATAREGGFAAVEKSFDDSPEWVVLDGRGEMVSLSLPQKDETEAEATDNLDQGTGEAEDPTSASSATAFSEGYTISRVGKSTYAIGRLLDKALGPYKDMRPFRNGLGAVTSDGRTWRFVDAEGKDAISGNFNAVREFSGGAAPVRIGDKWGYVDRTGKILLEPTYDDAYPFREGLALVRRGDKRGFVSMTNGRIAEWLAPTYDDAYAYSEGLAPVKKGEVWGYIDGGAAPPIRREIADLTPN; this is encoded by the coding sequence TTGGTCATCGAGCCTCGTTTTCAGCATGCCGGCCTGTTCCAAGAAGGCATCGCGCCAGCGATGGAACGAGATCGCTGGGGCTTTATCAACCGGACCGGCGCATGGGTTGTTGAGCCAATCTACGAAAAAGTGCTCCAAGGCAGCGGCGGCCGATTTGCGGTGCGTCTCGACGGACGCTGGGGCTTTGTCGATAGCTCCGGCAAGATTGTCATCAAGCCGGTCTATGACGATGCACAACCGTTCAAGGACGGTGTGGCAGCCGTTTTGAAGGACCATTTGTGGGGCTACATCGGACCGACCGGGCGCGAGGAAATCAAGTTCGAATTTCAACGGGCAACGGCGCGCGAGGGAGGATTCGCCGCCGTCGAGAAGTCATTCGACGACAGTCCGGAGTGGGTAGTGCTCGACGGGCGGGGCGAAATGGTGTCACTGAGCTTACCGCAAAAAGACGAAACCGAAGCCGAAGCTACAGACAATTTGGACCAAGGCACAGGCGAAGCCGAAGATCCCACAAGCGCCTCATCCGCTACCGCCTTTTCAGAGGGCTACACCATCAGTCGGGTGGGCAAATCCACCTACGCAATCGGTAGGCTACTGGACAAGGCTTTGGGTCCGTACAAAGACATGCGGCCGTTCAGGAACGGCCTGGGAGCCGTAACATCGGACGGCCGGACCTGGCGTTTTGTTGATGCGGAGGGTAAGGATGCAATCTCCGGCAATTTCAACGCCGTGCGCGAATTTTCCGGAGGGGCGGCGCCGGTTCGTATCGGCGACAAATGGGGCTATGTCGATCGCACCGGCAAGATTTTGCTCGAGCCGACCTACGATGACGCCTATCCGTTCCGCGAAGGTCTTGCGCTGGTCCGTCGCGGCGACAAGCGCGGCTTCGTGAGCATGACGAACGGGCGCATTGCAGAATGGCTAGCCCCGACCTATGACGATGCCTATGCTTATTCCGAAGGACTCGCGCCAGTGAAAAAGGGAGAGGTTTGGGGCTATATTGACGGCGGGGCCGCGCCCCCGATACGGCGCGAGATCGCAGATCTGACGCCAAACTGA
- a CDS encoding DNA methyltransferase, translated as MARTPKKPPSRIIDVLKHEAASRTNIPTAEMESFFRREEDAHPLPPKHYARARPLAEGETRTAEEPRQPELIWNGARITITEAQMKELAETGSLTLSDAQLVWRGKDRQDWTDLVVNVPPLYIQEKIHPKAILDDLKRRTAAKREAEADAPDLFADFNGFPTDWAEDGFYKHDGHWSNRMILGDSLQVMASLSERESLKGKVQCIYFDPPYGIKFNSNWQVSTQSRDVKDGKQVDISREPEQVKAFRDTWKDGIHSYLTYLRDRLTVMRDLLTESGSIFVQIGDENVHRIRAVMDEVFGAENCVSEIGVPKTSGATSEHIAGVMDLVLFYARHKDSLKFRPIYRDKLDMVGTSGYG; from the coding sequence ATGGCCCGTACGCCGAAAAAGCCGCCCTCCCGTATCATCGACGTGCTCAAGCACGAGGCGGCAAGCCGGACGAATATTCCCACCGCCGAGATGGAGAGCTTCTTTCGGCGCGAGGAGGATGCGCATCCTTTGCCGCCGAAGCATTACGCGCGCGCTCGGCCTCTGGCGGAGGGTGAAACCCGCACGGCGGAGGAGCCGCGGCAGCCGGAGCTGATCTGGAACGGCGCCAGGATCACCATCACCGAGGCGCAGATGAAGGAGCTGGCCGAGACCGGCTCGCTCACGCTTTCGGATGCGCAGCTCGTCTGGCGCGGCAAGGATCGGCAGGACTGGACCGACCTCGTCGTCAACGTGCCGCCGCTCTACATCCAGGAGAAGATCCACCCCAAGGCGATCCTCGACGATCTCAAGCGCCGCACCGCCGCAAAGCGCGAGGCGGAGGCCGACGCGCCGGACCTCTTTGCCGATTTCAACGGCTTCCCCACGGATTGGGCCGAGGACGGCTTCTACAAGCATGACGGCCACTGGTCGAACCGCATGATCCTCGGCGACAGCCTGCAGGTGATGGCGAGCCTCTCCGAGCGCGAGAGCCTCAAGGGCAAGGTGCAGTGCATCTATTTCGATCCGCCCTATGGCATCAAGTTCAACTCGAACTGGCAGGTCTCGACCCAGTCCCGCGACGTCAAGGACGGCAAGCAGGTCGATATTTCGCGCGAGCCGGAGCAGGTGAAGGCGTTTCGAGACACCTGGAAGGACGGCATCCACTCCTACCTGACCTATCTGCGCGACCGGCTGACCGTCATGCGCGACCTCTTGACGGAGAGTGGCTCGATCTTCGTCCAGATCGGCGACGAGAACGTCCATCGAATCAGGGCGGTTATGGATGAGGTGTTTGGGGCGGAGAACTGCGTTTCGGAGATCGGTGTCCCCAAGACGAGCGGCGCCACGTCAGAGCACATCGCCGGTGTGATGGACCTAGTGCTCTTCTATGCCCGCCACAAGGACTCGTTGAAATTTCGTCCTATCTACCGCGACAAGTTGGATATGGTCGGTACATCTGGGTACGGGTGA